A portion of the Gossypium arboreum isolate Shixiya-1 chromosome 8, ASM2569848v2, whole genome shotgun sequence genome contains these proteins:
- the LOC108465424 gene encoding probable receptor-like protein kinase At4g10390, with protein sequence MVFEYAPNGNLQEKLHEREKEVLSWKTRTSIAFQLAQAIEYLHEKCTLHIVHGDIKPSNVLLDQYFNCKLCDFGSAKMGFSSTVVPLSCSRTKQVMVGSPGYTDPHYWRTGLASKKNDVYGLGVIILELVTGMKAFCPEKGQLLTSIVAPNLRDLSEHGAEEKVAQLVDPRLAGEFDLEEARCLLSIAALCLHQSLTVRPSVSQIIEMIKEKITSIGFLFTQAKDCH encoded by the coding sequence ATGGTATTTGAGTACGCTCCTAACGGGAACTTACAAGAGAAACTACACGAAAGGGAAAAGGAAGTGCTTTCATGGAAAACCCGCACTTCCATAGCTTTCCAACTTGCTCAAGCAATCGAATACCTTCACGAAAAGTGCACCCTCCATATAGTTCATGGGGACATCAAGCCATCTAATGTCTTGCTAGACCAGTATTTTAATTGCAAGCTGTGCGACTTCGGGTCAGCGAAGATGGGGTTTTCTTCAACGGTGGTGCCGCTATCTTGTTCCAGGACGAAGCAAGTAATGGTTGGGTCACCAGGTTACACTGACCCTCATTACTGGAGAACTGGATTGGCCTCCAAAAAGAACGATGTTTACGGCTTGGGTGTTATTATCTTGGAACTCGTGACTGGAATGAAGGCCTTTTGTCCAGAAAAGGGTCAACTGTTGACTTCAATTGTGGCACCCAATTTAAGGGACTTAAGTGAGCATGGGGCGGAGGAGAAAGTGGCACAATTGGTGGATCCACGTCTGGCTGGAGAGTTTGACTTGGAAGAAGCCAGGTGTTTGCTTTCAATTGCTGCACTTTGCCTACACCAGTCTCTCACTGTTAGACCTTCTGTTTCTCAAATCATTGAAATGATTAAGGAGAAAATCACTTCCATCGGCTTCCTGTTTACACAAGCCAAAGATTGCCATTAG